GAACTTGACATGCTTTGCCTAGACGACAATGGAAACATCTATAATTGTAGTGGTGGTTGGCAAATTAATACAAAATTTTGAATCattatttatgttttcttttgttCAATTTAATGATATTTCTATAGAAGGTAAAGTTTCATAGCTTTAGGATCTTTTTTTTCAACTCTATGAACCTAATGTATTTTCTAACAAACATGTTTCTACCAAGACATGTTATTTTCACTTGATGGGATGGGAACTTGaattctaaattttcaaatttcagcCTCTGaagtatatttaatttttttatttacaaccacttatttcttttgtttcggtctatttatttaaattttatataaagtcttaaaatcATTAAAACGTTATTCATGAAGATTTATGTGAAAGTGATATTTTTTTCATTACTTTGCCACTATAATCACCACTCGCCATATATTGCAACGTCAATCACCAATATAACTTGGTTAATCATCGAGTACAGATAAGTATTTTGAAagatttaacttttttttttatagtaTATATGCTCCATATATATTATCTAGTTAGAGTATGCCGTAAGGTCTTGTGTAGTAACCTGATAAAAGGTCTTTATTCAAGTCCGAGTAGAGAGAATCCTTTTAATCCAATAATAGTTGACATTTTATTATAGTCTCAATTGATATGAAATCTTAGGTTCCAGTCTTAATTGAGGAATTGTTTTATATTTCGCTAGTTAAAAAATAATTACAGGCAGTGGCAGAGCAATAAAATCATATAAAATATTACAGGGTTTGATCCTTTGACCTAAAGATTTCTGAAActcctttttttgttttactAGAATTTTTCCTTACGTCAAAAAGGATTCAAAgcttatatataataaaaaaagaattcgattttttcttccaaaataaaaaattttaacaAAAGGGAATTCATTTGAAGCGCCATCTTTCAAGCTAGATCCGACCCTGATTATAGGTAGTTCTATATAATAATAACTTGAAATTACAATTTGAGGCATATAATTAACAAAAAGGATTCCATCTTTCCAAAACTTTCTGTCACTATTACTTCAAGAAATACTAGCCTATATTTAAGTCTAAAacgaaagaacagagtaaaaCAAAATTACTAATCACCATTTTAATGTTTATTATTTTGGtgtaatgataaaaaaaaatatgaaaaaggcaAGAGATCTACCATCTTATTATTGCAGTTATGGCCTTCAAAAGGCTATATAGTTAATTTAGTTTAGTACAAATCTTAACCTTCACAAATCAcaaatctttcttttttttttcaacctatccattttatatttaaaattcaGTAGCATTGCTAATTCGGAATATCATCGCATATAAAAATGAAGCAATTCCTATCAAAAAAATTATTCTCAAAGCTCGAACTAGAAACTTTTAATTAAAGGTGAAAAAAATTCATTCATCTCATCACACTTTTTagaggtcgtttggtttgaaaacAAGTTATTCTAGGattagttatgctgagattaATGGTGAcaaatgaattttaaaaaaataattatctatctatattattcattaaaaaatgTGTTGAATAAAGAATTGTTTACAAATGTGTCAAATCACCCTTTGGTTTCGATCTTTCTCCTTTTCAAAAAAGAATCTCCAGCCCCTAAAGTAGCCAAATCCCACCTCCTATGTTCCTTTCCCCACAGCCCCACAGGAAGCTGCTGATACATTTTGGATAAGCCACTTTCTTGTTAGAAATAAAAAATCTCAAGTTTTCTTCTCAATTTAATATATATTCAAATATGGATCTTATATTAGAATAATTACAAAACAAGCCAATTATGTGAGTGGCTCGAGGAGGCTGCAAAAGGAGCTAAAAAATAACAAGAGCCTCTCTTTCTCTCAAACTCACAATTCTCAtgtgggaattgggttttggctTATTTCAACATCATAGCCACTAATACAccaaaaatctcttccttcttcttcaaacAAAAATATACTACAAAACCTAAGTCCAAAACCCTAATATTAAAGCCAATCcaatattcttttttatttcttgtttaatcATATTTTCAACCAATATTATACCCATTCTTGTTTTCTAGTACTACTTATATTATATAAGGAACATTACATTTTTTACAAAATTTTCAAGAGCAAGACATCTCTTCCCTCCTTTGAGAGAGTTCCTTTTACAGAAGAAACAGACCAATTACTACAACTACAAGGAATATTAATTCATTCAACCATTTTTATTACACTTCTAAAGATGCTTTCTGCTATTTGCATTCTCTTATTCTGTTTCTTAATCTCATTTTTCCCACTAATTACAACTTCCCTTAATCTCACCCTCCCCTATCAACACCCTTACCCTGAAGCTGTGGTTCAAGAATTACAAAGGTATTATTTACATTTCAATTCTAACTTTATTCATAGCATTAATACTCAAATTCCTCATATGGGGTTTTCCCATTCTTACATTTTGCTCATTTGATCTTTATACAAGTAGCAAGTCATATTCACTGTTTTCTTTTTTATAGCCATCTATTTACATTATACATTGAtgatacataattatacaaataatGCATAGAGTATATTATACCTCTATCGGTTATTTTTGGTTTAAGCGACAGGGTGGGAGGCTATTTggggtttttattttttttattttaagaatAACCCATCTGGGTTCCTCTGTTTTACTAAGAAAATCAACAAAACCCATCTGGGTTTTGCTCATATTAAACTTTTGAACCTTTCTTGAGTTAAGTACTTTTTGTGTACACATTCTGCTTTTGCCAAAATCAATCAAGAAAATATTGTTTTTTTCCCAATAAAGCTCcgattttttctaattttaaagcTCAAAATACCTAAAACTTTCACCTACTTTTTCTACCACCACCTGCATTATTCatacaatttttttcttttttcttgttatgACGGATTATGATTTAATCATGTTAGCACATTTACTTTATATCGTAATTGTTTTTATTGTTGCATTGTTACAGGAGGGTGAATGAGTCCATATCAAGAAGACAACTGTTAGACACAACCATAAATGCACAATGTCAAACAGGGAACCCAATAGACGATTGCTGGCGCTGCGACCCAAACTGGGTCAGCAATCGTCAACGTCTAGCAGATTGCGCCATAGGCTTCGGTCAAGGcgcaatcggaggaagaaatggtAAGATTTATGTTGTCACCGATTCCTCCGACAGAGACACTGCCAACCCAACGCCGGGGACTCTCCGGCACGCGGTAATCCAAGACGAACCGCTCTGGATAATTTTCTCGTCCGACATGTTCATAAAATTAAAACATGAACTTATCGTAAATAGTTACAAAACAATCGACGGTCGTGGTACAAAAGTACACATTACGGGCAATGGGTGTATAACGTTACAGTATATAAGTAACGTTATTATACACAATGTGCATATTTACAATTGTCGCCCTTCGGGAAATACTAATATACGCTCGACCCCGACTCATGTTGGGCATAGAGGTAGATCGGACGGTGATGGAATTTCTATATTTGGTTCGCGGAATATTTGGATTGATCATTGTGCATTGTCGCATTGTACCGACGGCTTAATTGATGCTATCATGGGGTCCACTGCGATTACTATATCTAACAACTATTTCACTCACCATGATGAAGTTATGCTCTTGGGACATGATGATAGATATTTGCCCGACTCCGGAATGCAGGTTAGATGTATTTTCTTTATTGAAAAAGGTTTGACATTTATCTATTATAGTacgaaatattttaattttattcctAGTTATACTTCGGATTATCCATATCTTTGTCATTAGTAAATGTCATTTCCAGAGTCGGATTCAGAATTTAACTTTTATGTGTTcaaactcattatatttttaaatttatgggtTTATATCTACTTTCTTACCTGTTGGAATAgactaggtatgttgttgtttgttgttgggTTCATATCTATTTTTTTCtgcaattttaataattttttacacataaatttataatCCTCTTCGAAAGTCTTTTAGATTACGGTTAGTGGGGATGAATTTACAGGGTGCACCAATAAATCGTCTCATTTATATCTTTTATAATATTGATGCACCACTAAATTAAGGAGAAACAATAAAATATTAAGGGGGAATTAATCTCTCTTCCTTTgggtaaaaattcaaaatttaaccaTGTATATCATTCAACCTTCTTAGAGCATGGCGGGCAAATAATATTTAATTCTAAGAAATATCTAATAAAATACTTAATTTGACGAAAAAATTATGGATTCATATGCCCTATAATTTGGGCCTAAATCCGCCCATGACGGTTAGGATGCCTGCTGATGTTCTATTAGATTAAGATGACTTGCTAACGACGGATATGAATAAGCCGAAAGTATAACAAATGACAAAACTAGGATATTTTGTATAGTAGAAAAATATTGTTTGACTACTTTCCTTCATTTTTAAGAGTTTTTTCTTGCTGATATTGGAAACTTTTGGGGATTAATGTGTAATTTATGGTAAAATAGGTGACAATAGCGTTCAATCATTTTGGAGTAGGATTAGTACAAAGAATGCCAAGGTGTAGAAGAGGGTATATCCATGTAGTGAACAATGATTTTACAGAATGGCAAATGTATGCAATTGGAGGAAGTGCTAATCCTACTATTAATAGTCAGGGCAATCGCTATATGGCGCCAGTTGATCCAAATGCAAAGGAGGTAATTTTCTTTCttaactcttttaatttagattttctaaatcttattattttcattctttttttctctagtgaaaaagaagaaaatcattGGCTTAATGATGTTTGGGAAAATCCTTGTTAACTTTTTAGACCATGTCCCACAAATTTTTTAGCGCAACCACTAAATAAGAGTGATTTTGGTATTCTCTTTTTTTGCACCTGAAAAGACCTTTCAGAACAACGATTTTCGGTTTAGTGCCTGGTCTTTTCTGGAAATTTTACAATGTATTAGAGACTTCTTATTTTTTACCTGAAAAACCGGAGCAAAAACAATTGTAGTTAAAATAAATTAGGATGattgtactccctccgttcacttttacttagcaagtatactaaaaataaatttttacttttacttATCAATTTACGCATATCAATAGAATACaattttttttcctgttatacctacaatatttattactcatatcaaatcattttctcaaatccaataaaatatgcatcaattaatatggataTCATAGTAAATTatgcatttcatttattatttttaaatgacGTGAAAAGTTAAAACGTGCCAAGaaaaaagtgaacggagggagtataaattTTCATTGATCATATTCTTTTCAAATTTTGTCTGCTTAAGCTTGCTAACATTATTGTTCTCTGTTTCCGAATAATAAAGCAAACATAATAGAGAAAAACAAGAACACTTATCAAAATCTCTTTCCTTATTGTTTTTGCTTTAATTGAAGGGAGCTTTGAATCAACAGTAAAGTTATCTTTATTTGACCTATAGGTTACGGGTTCGAGGTATGAAAACAACCTCTAATGCTTGTGTTAGGATATACTGTCTATAATAGATTATTTAGGTCCGACTCTTTTCTGAACCAGCATGAGTATAGAATATTTTATGACTGTATTGTTGTTCTGGCTGTGGTTGGGCCTTTTCTAAGATAATTTTAAATCAATGTTTGAAAATGCAAAGTTGGTCATAATGATGTTTGCTTGAAATGATTATATTGATATCTTCAAATACTGATTAAGGGAAAGGTGTTTGTGTGGGAACAGGTGACAAAGCGCGTGGAAACAGACGAGGGTGAGTGGAGTGACTGGAACTGGAGAAGTGATGGGGACGTAATGGTAAATGGAGCATTTTTCGTGCCATCAGGTGAAGGGCTGAGCAACCAATACGCGAAGGCCTCGAGCGTGGAGCCCAAATCCGCTGTTCTTATTGATCAACTCACCCTCAACGCCGGTGTTTTTGGTGCCCCGAGGTACTCCtcttttcataatttaaaatgaATATTATTTAATATTGTCAACTAGCATCAAGTATTACTACATAATAAGTTAACCAAATATTTTATATGCTTAGATTAATTATTTCAAACTATCAACCAACGAAACCTTAGTTAATATAATACAACAACATACCTattattatcccacaccgtggggtacgaggagagtagtgtgtacgcagaccttacccatgacttgtgaggatagagatgtTGTTTTCAATAGACCATCGACTCAGAATATATTAGTTAAAACAATCACAATAATATATTCAGTGTAATCTCACGAGTGTAGTTTAGAGAACATAATGTGTAGGGAGGAAGTACTAAAGACGAGAGTTTACACTAAAGGCATTTCATAAGAAGCACAATAAGCAACCAGGGGCGAAGCTACAGTGTagcaagggtggtcaactgaccacccttcgtcGGAAAATGTTGAAAAATGAACACCGTGTATATAGGTAAAATTTTGGATTTACATGCATGtaatacatattgaacacccttGCAACAATGAAGATTCATAGCTCAGTGGCAAAGGGTGGTCAAAAGGGCCTCATGGGCGCGGGTTCGAGCTTCACTCTccacaatttttatttttcttgtataagtttgaacacccttgaaaTATTTTATAGCTTCGCCACTGATCACAACAACATATTCATAATTTTACAAGTAGAGTTTAGAGACCGTAATATGTATGTAGACCTTAAGTCTATCTTATGCGAGATAGATAAGTTATTTTTGATAAACCATGActgaaagaaaaaacaaagcaagtttgaaagaaaaaaatagtagTGAAGAGGCTAAGGAACCACTAGTTATttttagaaaagaaaatgaagggcTTTTCTCATTTTTAAACATTTTCTGCTTTTATTTTCTCTATTGAACCCACTTGCTTCTCTTTGTTCTTTTCACTGCCCAAAGAAAAGAAGGTAGAGTAGATTTGTTAaagattataaaaaaaaatatactttttagAAAAGGGCAGAACAAGTACAAAGT
The sequence above is drawn from the Nicotiana tabacum cultivar K326 chromosome 13, ASM71507v2, whole genome shotgun sequence genome and encodes:
- the LOC107762739 gene encoding putative pectate lyase 5 gives rise to the protein MLSAICILLFCFLISFFPLITTSLNLTLPYQHPYPEAVVQELQRRVNESISRRQLLDTTINAQCQTGNPIDDCWRCDPNWVSNRQRLADCAIGFGQGAIGGRNGKIYVVTDSSDRDTANPTPGTLRHAVIQDEPLWIIFSSDMFIKLKHELIVNSYKTIDGRGTKVHITGNGCITLQYISNVIIHNVHIYNCRPSGNTNIRSTPTHVGHRGRSDGDGISIFGSRNIWIDHCALSHCTDGLIDAIMGSTAITISNNYFTHHDEVMLLGHDDRYLPDSGMQVTIAFNHFGVGLVQRMPRCRRGYIHVVNNDFTEWQMYAIGGSANPTINSQGNRYMAPVDPNAKEVTKRVETDEGEWSDWNWRSDGDVMVNGAFFVPSGEGLSNQYAKASSVEPKSAVLIDQLTLNAGVFGAPRDNSISISYGGGTTTGASGSGGAGSTGGNDSDFFGMIFGSGAAAKLSPSTTTTILLSHLIILVLYITTNHGGQLSLQLLHLL